The Paenibacillus sp. G2S3 region TGGCTTCGATTCCAGCGTCCTAAGTAATCCCATAAGAATGCCTAATAGCGTACCAATAGCAATGGAGAGGAATGAAATTTCAATCGTTACAAGCAACCCTCCCAATAAACGTTCAAAATTAGAGCCTTCAAACAGCACCTCAATCCCCGAATTCTGCATATCTCACCTTCCTTTCCACCCAAGTCAACAAAAGCGACAAAGGCAGGACTAACACAAGATAGGCAAGTACCAGAAGAAGCAGGGATTCCGCTGTTTTGTAATGCAAGCCGATCAAGTCTTTTGCCACATTCATCAGATCCATTAAAGCAATGGCACCCACAATAGAAGTCTCCTTCAGAAGAAAAATAGCATTTGCCCCCAAAGAAGGGATACTTATCGCAAAGGCCTGGGGGAGGATGACATATCTGACCAGCTGCACCTTAGACAATCCAATGCTCTGCCCTGATTCTATCTGTGATTGACTAACTGCCTCGATCCCACCGCGAAAAGCCTCCGTCATATAGCTCCCACCCAAAAAGGTCATACCTACAATCGCACAGGTCATCTCACTAAAGTGAATTCCAATCTTAGGTAAGCCATAGTAAAGAAAAAAGAGCTGCACAAGTAAAGGCGTGTTCCTTGAAAGCTCGATGTAGATCTTAATAACATCACTAACGACTCTGATCTTATAGTACAAGACGACACTGAACATTAATCCAATAACGAGTGAGAATAGAATAGCTAAAAAAGCCAGCTTCACAGTCAACCACATAGCGTCACCATAAAGCGGTAAACTCTCGTAGATAAACTCCCAGTCAAAATTCATAGGCACTTACCTTCTATTTGATAGTGTATTAATCCGATAAACACGATCTCCTTTTTGTAATTTCTAATAATTATCAAAATCTTACATTAATCCTTACGCGGGGTGATATGATTTTATTCATACTATTCCAAGTAATTAACTACGATTTAAAAAGTTGGATAAAACCCATAAAAAAAGAAAACCGCTAAGAGATTACTCTTAGCAGTTTTCTTCTTCTATAGTCTAGCTTCGCCTCACTCTAAACTCCCACTACCAATATCCTCGGATTCCAGTTTGCATGCGGATTAGAGCTTCTAAGTAATAATAGTCTCCCCAAATCATATGACCATCAGGCACACGTCCACCTCTAACATGATAGGAGCCATGCTTCAAAAGTCCCTCCGCCTCCGGATTTCCAGCCGTCGCATAATGTTCCACTAAGGATTTCATGCTGCGGAGTAAGGCTGCTTCATAAATAGCCCGGTCTGGATCATCAGCGTCTAGAAGATCCAGCAGCTCCAAGAAACCTGAAGCCGCAATTGCCGAAGCCGAGCTGTCACGAGGGGTTCCCGCTTCCACCGTCACATCGAAATCCCAATAAGCCACACTGTCCTCTGGAAGATGACTGATAAAATAATGAGCCAGGCTTTTAGAGGTATTCAGAAAATCTTCATTCTGCGTATAACGATAAGCCAGAGCAAAACCATATATTCCCCAGGCTTGACCACGAGTCCAGGTCGATCCATCCTCATAGCCTTGATGTGTTCCACCACGAATTGCACTTCCCTTAGCCGGATCAAAGTAAAAAGTGTGATAAGAGGAAGCATCCCCGCGCACAAGAAATTTCCGGCTCTTTAACGCATGTTCGAGCGCTATATCATAATAGCGATTGTCCCCTGTTTCCTCCGTAGCCCAGAACAGCAGAGGCAAATTCATCAAGCAGTCAATAATGATACGTCCCGCATTCTCGGGATCACTCTCTAAACCCCAGGCCTGGAGGATTCCAGCGGTTTCCCGCCAGCGATTGCATAGTGTATCCGCAGCCTGTAGACCGACAGATCGGGCTTCTTCGTTGCCTGTTATTTTCCACTCCGCCACTGCAGTCAGTGAATACAAAAAGCCAATATCATGATGGTCCAGGGCGATGCGCTGATCCAGACGATGCTTAAAGTCTCCTAACCAAGAAGCTGCCGCCTCCTTATAGAATGAATCTTTGCTATATTCATAAGCAAGCCACATCATGCCAACATAAAATCCCTCTATCCAATCGTCATTATCTCCCCATTCGTATTGTTGCCCCTCTGCGATATGAGGCAGTTTGCCTGGATGTCCCGTGATATTACTCCGGATCTTGCGAATAGCCTCTTCAATTGCCGTTGTCCACATCTTTGTCTCTCCTTTCTGATACATCAACAGTATGGAGTACTTCATGGTTACGAGGATCGTAGATAACAATCCTTCCGTCCGGCTGTCGCTGAATAATCGGCGGCGAAGCCATACTGGCCTGGTTCTCTGGGGTATTCGTTGCTCCGAAGACAGCAGAGATCAATACTTGATCTCCAGGCTCCAGTCTGGAGATCAAGCTCGGAAGAAGAGTCCGTGACTTCAGCAGATTAGTATTCGGTTCGGGTTGCACGCACTCACCCCGGTCAAAACCGCTTAGCATATGTATCGCACTAATTCCCCAGGGCAACTGCACCGAGACAGCAGTGTTAGATATATTAATGATTTCTCGTTCACTGCGCGGGAAGCCAGCAGACTGGCCAATGGCAAATCCCCCCTCCGCTACGTCGAGACGCCGGGCGCTGTGAATGCTATGAATACGGACATGCCATAGACCTGCTGGAATAATCCATGTCTGCACATTTACATCGCTCCAAGGATGCCAGCGGGAATATACATAACGCTCTCCAATTTCCCAAGTCTCGCAGAATCTACGTACGCGGTAGTGTTCATCACATTCGCACAGCGCTAGTGTAGAGTCGTAAGCACCTTGACTCAACCCATATCCTGACTTCGGCACACTGAAGCCAAACAGCGTAGAATAAGCAAACTTGGAATATTTGGCCGCGCTATGGGCCATATCAAAGTTAGCCATCTGACCAGAGGTATAGGCAATAACATGCTTATTTCCTTCCGGACGACTCACAAGCATACGCGCCTCTTGAAGCGGCAGTTGATCTTTCAATACAGGCAGAGGTTCTTCTTCCGCTTGCCAAAAAGGATGATCATCTGGCAAGGCAAGAATAAGCATAGCTTTAAAGGCCCAATACGGTGATCCTGGGGCATTGTAGTTCTCTGTCATTACCAGATTCGGGTAAGCATATCCGATGCTTAGTAGTCCGTCTATTCCCACAATAGGTTTATCAAACCACCAACGAAAATGACGCATTATAATTCCTTTGAGAACGCCATATGAAAAAGGAAGGACCTCGGCATACACCAGCGCACTCCAGAAAGAGACCTGTGCAAAACGATAGGTCAGACTACGTCCGAAAGGAATGGCACTTCCGTCCTCAGCAAACCAATAAATAAAATCCTGGGCAAATTGCGCGGATCTTTCCCGGTATACTGCAGCCCTCTGAGGATCATCATCCGCCATCAATTTAGCGTATATCAACGTGTAATAGTGCATAGCAAAAGCAATATAATAGTCTCTCTGGTCGGTCAGCCCGTCGGAATACCAGCCATCACCGAGGTAGTAGGTATCAATCTTCTCCAAATAATCATCCATTATCTCTTGATCGTAAGGCAATCCGATTTTCTTAAAACCCACGTTTACAAGGACCGTGAACATTAGCCAGTTATTCGGATTGGAACGATCCACATGATTGATCTGGTTCAACCAGTTATATACATTCTGCTTCTGAGTCTCGCTCAACGGCTCCCACAGCTTATGCGGTGCAAGAGCAAGTCCCAGTCCTAGCACAGCCTGTTCCACCATACGCTGGTCTTTGGTCGAGAATTCACCCCAATATTCTTCATGTTCAGGATCAGTCCCATTAATGATCCCCTCTAGGAACATCGGCCAAAGTGCACTTTCCCCTCCACCACTAGCATGGGGAACAAGTCCCCATAAAGGACGGGCGAAGGCTTCCATAAGCGCAGTAGCTTCATTGTATATAGATCCTGTCGCCCCCATTTCGATGCCTGCACGACCAGCAGTAAAGCGATTCTCTATTGGAGCATATAGGTCATTTAAGAACATTTGTAATTCGTTTTTAGTACCCTTCAGTTCCACAGTAATGGTCCCTCCAATCCATACTCAATGCCAAGCCGCATATTCACTGGGCCTCATGCCCATTTCTCGTTTAAACAGCTTGATAAAATAACTTTTGTTGGCATAACCCAGATACTCGGAGATCTCTTCCACAGTCTTTCCAGACTGATTAAGCAGCTCTTTTGCCTTTTGAAGCTTTAGCATATTTACATATTCAATGAAATTCTGGTTTGTTTCCCTTTTGAAGAGACGACTAAAATAGCTGGCATTCAAGTTCAGGCGTCCAGCCATGTCCTCTAGCGTTATTTTCTCCGTTACATGACTAATCACGAACTGCTGGGCTTTGATAACCTCGCTCCGTTTGGACTTAATGGAGAAAATACTTATTTTCCGCGCTAATTCCTCCAAGTACTGAACTAACCAATCTTCCAAATGCTCTAGGGTTTCAATGTCACCCACCACGCTGAACAGCTTCTCTTCGGCCATAGGCAATGGAGATTGCAGCAGCTGTTTCGTCTTCATTTGCAAGTCCATCAGCAAGCGGAGCACACATTCCTTGACTTCATTGGGATGGAATTTTTGCGAGTACACCCATTCTCGCCATTCCTTTATATGAACGCGAAGCTCCGTGTCCCTGTTCAGAGCAATATCATCATTGATAACAGCGTACAGGCTTCCATATTCGGCATAAATATCTTCCATTGAAAAGCAAATCTCTTCAAAACGGTGGATTCCTGCCGTAGGAAAATAAAAGCGTTGGCTCTTCTCCCTTAACATCCGTTGCAGTGTTCCGCGAATTTCCTCAGGACTGCGCGCCTCAGCGCCAAATATGCAGGAGACGGACAGCTTGAGATATTTCTGCACTGCAGATGCTGCATTTTGAATAGAATGATAGATCGCTTGGTGGTCTTTGGATGGCTTGTCGCTACAAAAGAGAATGACAATTTCCTTATGGCTGTATCTCGAAATAAACAAGCTGTGATCAGCCTCAAGCACTTCCTGCATGATATTCTCAACTGCAAAAGAAATCGTATATTCACTCATCCGGCGCACCCTTGAAGCTTCCTCAGGTCGGTCAATTACAATAAGCAACGGAATATAATTCTTAGCATGGATCAAGATTCCGTTTGACCTGGCTTGCTCGATCCAAGCCTCCTTGTCCCAGGACTGATACAGTGTATCTTTTAGAAACTTTTCCTTCAACGCGGCGCGGTTTTGAGACTGTTTTTGCTTATAAACTAGCATTTCTGAATGCTGCTTCCTATTCAAACCCACTTCCGTCACAAGGGTTTTAAGGGCTTGCTGTAGCTGCTCGATATCCAGTGATTCCTTTAAAATGTATTCTCCTACGTTTAATTTCAGCGCCTGCTGAGCGTATTTGAATTCGTTGTGGCAGGAGAGAATGATCGCACGGGTTCCGGGCTTCACTGCTCTGAATTTCTCAAGCATCTCCAGACCGTTCATCTTGGGCATGCCAATATCGGTAATGATCAGATCTGGTGGATTCAGCTGTGCTTTTTCCCAAGCCTCGAGACCGCTATAATAACATCCGATAAGTTCAATACCGAGTTCGCTCCAAGGTACGGCCTGCGACAAATAACGGATAACCGGATAGTCATCATCCACCAATATTGCCGTCAGCATTCACCACACCCACCTTTCCCTCATTCAGTGGAAACTCCAGACAAATCTCCGTACCCACATCAGGTTCGCTTTGAATATTCAGCTTGAAAGAAGCGCCATAAATCATACTGAGGCGTTGGGCCACATTGCGTAAGCCTATGCCAGAGAAGCCTTTTCTGTCCTCTTCTGCAATTTGCTCACTGCTGTATGCGGTTTCACGAAGCCTTTTTAAATTCTCCTGTGACATTCCCATGCCATTATCCTTAATCGTGATAACCAGCGTTCCGGTAGTTGCAATTATACGAGCATCAATGTAAATCTCACCACCAAACTGCTCGAAACCATGGATGATGGCGTTCTCGATCATTGGCTGAATCATAAAGCGAGGTACTAGCGCTTCAGCGCTCCCATCCGCTAAATTCATTTCCAGCCTGACCTGATTGGCATGACGAAAATTCATCAAAGTCACATAATGAGATATCGTGTCTGTCTCCTCACGAAGCGGGATAAACTCATTGTCTCTGTTAAAGGTCATACGGAGCAAAGACGACAGCGAACCAATCAGCTCGGCGTTCTCCTTGTCTCCTTGCATCAGAATATTTAACCGGATCGAATTCAACAGATTAAACATGAAGTGCGGATTGATCTGCGCCTGCAACATCTCTAATTCAGCTTTTCTTTTTCCCGTTTGCTCATAAGTAATTTGTTCAATCATAGACTCGATTCGATCTAGCATTTGGTCTATGGTGCGGGCTAGCTGTGCCGCCTCATTATTTCCTCGAATGAATGAACGTTCGTCCAATTGACCACGACCAATTCGCTTTACAAAAGTACTTAATTTTACGATAGGCTGAGTTAGCTTAGAGATAAGAACGGTTAAGAGAACGGAAAACAAGGTAAAGAATAGAATTTGCACGGCTAAGCTGATAAATAAAATCTGTTTATTCTTTGACAATGCCGCCTTCATAGGGATAATGCTCACCATCTGCCATCTGTTGCTGCTCAGCTCCTGGTCAACATACAAAAATTTCTCCCCACTGATCTCGACAGTATCAAGCTCACCATCCTTTTTCCACCACGTCATCGTTTCACCAATTTGAGCCTTATCAGCATGCGAGACGACAGTTCCCTTGTCATCCAAAAGCATCATCTCTTTGCCATTGTCGTTATTCAGATAAGGGCGGAGTTTACGCTCATTAATGTTGATAATCATATATCCGATCGTGCTACTGGAAGTCGATTGAATGGGTCTCGCAATGGTTACCCAATTAGCTGAGTCCTTATCCGAGTAGTTATAGTAAGTATCGTGTTCCGCTTTCCAATAGGTCGAGATAGGTTGAATCTGTTTCATCAGCGACATCCATTGCTCGTTATAAAAGGTTTTCGGATTGAAGTCACTGTAAGGATAGCTGGTATAAATAAATCCATTTTTTCCTATCAGCGTTACTTTCAAATATTCTGTTAGAACGAACATATCATCCAGCATCCGTGACATACGGTTGTACTGGATGATTTCCTTCGCTGAACGGAGCGTTTCTGCATCGGCAGACATCATCTGCCTGATTTCGCTGTTCTGAAGCACGAAATTGGACTGCTCCAGCGTTTGTTCAAAAATGGCATTCATATTGGCACTGGATGCATTGAGAGATTCTCTTGCGCTGCCAACGGCCTTCTCCAGAATCAGATCCCGGGTTAAATAATCTGTAACCATGTAAATGCAGACTAGCGGGATCAGTACGCAGATCATTGAAGACCAGACAAGTTTCATTCGAAGTGATTGATGCTTTCTAAACACGGATGACAGGCCCCATATCTGTTTTAAATTTGGAGCAGGAGGCAGAAATGCTTTCCTGCCCCCACATTATAAGCCCCCTTGGGGAAGCCTACAATCAGTCTCCGCCTACTTTCCGCTGTTGTTCTGAACGACTTCCGAAATTTTCTTATCGATATTGGCAACGGTGACATCCAGATCCTGTTGGCCAAGGAGATACATTTCCGCTTCTGGAATAACGTTGTTCTTCGCTTCATCCGCATATTTAGCCGGAACTTGCGTCGCACCAGGTGTCGAATTCTCCATCGTATATTTCAGGGAATCAACATCAATCTTAGATGGATCCTTAGAACCACTCACAATCGTATCCACCAATTTGTTCGTATCCGATTTCGCCCAGCCAGAGAAGACACGTCCGCCGATTTCCAGTCCTTCTGAGGTATACCAGCGCACAAAGGTGTAAGCAGCTTCCTTATGCTTAGATTTAGCAGCTATCCCCATATAGGTTGGCTGAACAGGTGAGTAATGTTTGCTCTCACTATCCAGTCGAGGGATCGGGGCAAACGCTGTAACGAAGGTTGCTGGAATGGCATCCGTTCCACCCGATTCTGCAACCATCCAGTCTCCCATCGGAAGCATCGCTGCTAAACCGTTAAAATACTGATTCCGGTAGGCAAGTTTCTGCGAAATAATATCCTCATAAGGAGTTGCACTCTTATCCTCGTACATCATTTTCTTCATCATCTGCAGATTAGCCTTAAACTGCGGGTCCAGGGCATTGGAGGTTCCGTCAGCTTTCAGAAAAGTATTATTCTCAGGTTTACTCATTAGCTGGAGTTGGAAATAATCCGGCCAATTGTGCAAATATGCGCCAAAACGCTTCGTTGCACCCTCACCCTTGGTCAGTTTCTTGGCATACTCTTCGAAATCCGCCCAAGTCCAGTCGGTCGGAACCGGCAGACCAGCCTCATCTAGCATTTCTTTGTTGAGGAGCACGAACCAGCGCTGCATAGAAGACGGTAACGCATAGATTTTGCCATTGACCGAAGTGTCCACTAGGTATTCATCTGAGAGCTTATACCCTTCTTTCTGAATATAGTCGTCCATCGGTGCTAACAAACCGATATCTGCACGCTGCGAATAGTTGGTATACGGCAGTTCGACAATATCCAGCGGATCACTTGCAGCGGCCATCAAATCCAGCTTCTGCATGGAAGCTACAGAATCGCCTTTTTCATTTAGTAGATCCACTTCTACATGAATGTCGGGATGCGCCTTCTCAAACTCTGCGATAATCGTGCTCCACTTCGCTTTGGCTTCCGTCTGCCAGGTACTCAGCTTCAGCGTAACCTTCTCTGCTGCAGGCTCCTTATTTCCACCAGCATCAGGCGCATCTGTTGCTCCTGCATTATTTGTTTTCGCATTTCCACCGCAAGCAGCCAATGACAACGCCATAGATGTGATCATAAGCACGGATAATAATTTCTTTTTCATATAGACCCTCCTATTAATGTGTTGGGTATACCTCGCTTTACAGCCAAAGCTATGTAACTGCTTACAAGAACATCCTAACATGCAGGATAGACGAGGAAAGTTCTCATATTCTACCGAAGAGAAACTATTTTGACTTTTATTATCCTTTCACGCCTCCGAGGGCAATTCCCTCAATAACCTGCTTCTGACCGAGAGCAAAAATAATCAGCAGTGGCAGAATTGCAGATACCGCACCAGCCATCATGAGGGAATAGACATCCCCATATTGGTCCCCAAACAACCGAATACCTAACTGAATCGTAAACAGCTCTTTAGATTTCAAAAAAATGAGTGGATACTGATAGTCGTTCCAGGTCCAGATAAAACGCAGAATAGCATAAGTAGCTACAGCGGGACGGATCAGCGGAAATGCAATTTGTAGAAAAGAGCGAAAATGACCTGCTCCATCCATCCGCGCCGATTCAAGATACTCGTTGTTTACCCCCATAAAAAATTGCTTGAGCATAAACGCACCAATAATACTAAAGCTGTTAATTAAGATCAATCCTAGGTGCGTATCAATCAGATTCAGCCAGTTAAACAGTAGAAACTGTGGAACTAGCGAAGCCTGCGGAGGAACCATGTAAAGCGCCAAGACAACTACAAACATGGCATCTCTACCCGGAAAACGTAGCTTGGAGAATCCATAAGCAGCCAGTGCGCATATCAGCACATTAATTATAGTCGTGGCTAGCGTAATATAAATGGAATTTCCATAATAGCGAGCGAAGTCACCCGACCAAACCTGTTTATAATTTTCAATGAGGTTCCACTGCTGTGGCAACCATTGAATTGGAAAGTTAAATACATCTTTCTCCAGTTTAAAGGAAGTGGACAACATCCATAGAAATGGTAAAAGAAATGCGATGCCTAGCAGGCCCATTGCGATTGTCCAGATGGTTCTGGATAGAAGCTCTTTTCTCACTGTAATTTCTCCTTTCTGCCTTTAATAATTGACCCATTTTTTTTGCGCTAACATCTGCAGGGCTGTAATGATCAGGCAGATGAGGAACAGGACAAGTGCCATACTAGAAGCATAACCCGTCTTTAACTGGTTGAAGGCAGTGTCATATAGCTCATATACGATAACTGTCGTGGAGTTAGCAGGTCCGCCTTGTGTTAGTACTTGTATTAGATCAAAGATCTTAAAGGAGCCGATGACCCCCGTAACCAGCAAGAAAAAGGTGGTTGGGGAAATGCAGGGAACCGTGATATTGCGGAATTTCCGCCAGCTATTGGCGCCATCAATATCAGCTGCTTCATAAAGATCCTTCGGAATGCTCTGCAACCCTGCGATAAAAATAATAATGTTGTAACCGAGCTGAATCCAGATTTGGATCAACATAAGCGACGGCAAAGCATAATGAATATCAGCTAACCATTTTGGCGGATTACTCCACCCCAGTGACATCAGGAATTGATTGACAGGTCCTAGTGAGGGATGGAACATTACCTGCCAAACCATAGCGATGGCAACTACACTGGAGATGTACGGAAGGAAATAAATCACTTTAAACAAATCCTTCAGAAACACCTGTTTATCAATCAAGATAGCCAGCAATAGCGCAACGATGATC contains the following coding sequences:
- a CDS encoding glycoside hydrolase family 88 protein — protein: MWTTAIEEAIRKIRSNITGHPGKLPHIAEGQQYEWGDNDDWIEGFYVGMMWLAYEYSKDSFYKEAAASWLGDFKHRLDQRIALDHHDIGFLYSLTAVAEWKITGNEEARSVGLQAADTLCNRWRETAGILQAWGLESDPENAGRIIIDCLMNLPLLFWATEETGDNRYYDIALEHALKSRKFLVRGDASSYHTFYFDPAKGSAIRGGTHQGYEDGSTWTRGQAWGIYGFALAYRYTQNEDFLNTSKSLAHYFISHLPEDSVAYWDFDVTVEAGTPRDSSASAIAASGFLELLDLLDADDPDRAIYEAALLRSMKSLVEHYATAGNPEAEGLLKHGSYHVRGGRVPDGHMIWGDYYYLEALIRMQTGIRGYW
- a CDS encoding sensor histidine kinase, yielding MKLVWSSMICVLIPLVCIYMVTDYLTRDLILEKAVGSARESLNASSANMNAIFEQTLEQSNFVLQNSEIRQMMSADAETLRSAKEIIQYNRMSRMLDDMFVLTEYLKVTLIGKNGFIYTSYPYSDFNPKTFYNEQWMSLMKQIQPISTYWKAEHDTYYNYSDKDSANWVTIARPIQSTSSSTIGYMIININERKLRPYLNNDNGKEMMLLDDKGTVVSHADKAQIGETMTWWKKDGELDTVEISGEKFLYVDQELSSNRWQMVSIIPMKAALSKNKQILFISLAVQILFFTLFSVLLTVLISKLTQPIVKLSTFVKRIGRGQLDERSFIRGNNEAAQLARTIDQMLDRIESMIEQITYEQTGKRKAELEMLQAQINPHFMFNLLNSIRLNILMQGDKENAELIGSLSSLLRMTFNRDNEFIPLREETDTISHYVTLMNFRHANQVRLEMNLADGSAEALVPRFMIQPMIENAIIHGFEQFGGEIYIDARIIATTGTLVITIKDNGMGMSQENLKRLRETAYSSEQIAEEDRKGFSGIGLRNVAQRLSMIYGASFKLNIQSEPDVGTEICLEFPLNEGKVGVVNADGNIGG
- a CDS encoding helix-turn-helix domain-containing protein, which translates into the protein MLTAILVDDDYPVIRYLSQAVPWSELGIELIGCYYSGLEAWEKAQLNPPDLIITDIGMPKMNGLEMLEKFRAVKPGTRAIILSCHNEFKYAQQALKLNVGEYILKESLDIEQLQQALKTLVTEVGLNRKQHSEMLVYKQKQSQNRAALKEKFLKDTLYQSWDKEAWIEQARSNGILIHAKNYIPLLIVIDRPEEASRVRRMSEYTISFAVENIMQEVLEADHSLFISRYSHKEIVILFCSDKPSKDHQAIYHSIQNAASAVQKYLKLSVSCIFGAEARSPEEIRGTLQRMLREKSQRFYFPTAGIHRFEEICFSMEDIYAEYGSLYAVINDDIALNRDTELRVHIKEWREWVYSQKFHPNEVKECVLRLLMDLQMKTKQLLQSPLPMAEEKLFSVVGDIETLEHLEDWLVQYLEELARKISIFSIKSKRSEVIKAQQFVISHVTEKITLEDMAGRLNLNASYFSRLFKRETNQNFIEYVNMLKLQKAKELLNQSGKTVEEISEYLGYANKSYFIKLFKREMGMRPSEYAAWH
- a CDS encoding amino acid ABC transporter permease, with product MNFDWEFIYESLPLYGDAMWLTVKLAFLAILFSLVIGLMFSVVLYYKIRVVSDVIKIYIELSRNTPLLVQLFFLYYGLPKIGIHFSEMTCAIVGMTFLGGSYMTEAFRGGIEAVSQSQIESGQSIGLSKVQLVRYVILPQAFAISIPSLGANAIFLLKETSIVGAIALMDLMNVAKDLIGLHYKTAESLLLLVLAYLVLVLPLSLLLTWVERKVRYAEFGD
- a CDS encoding carbohydrate ABC transporter permease — protein: MGLLGIAFLLPFLWMLSTSFKLEKDVFNFPIQWLPQQWNLIENYKQVWSGDFARYYGNSIYITLATTIINVLICALAAYGFSKLRFPGRDAMFVVVLALYMVPPQASLVPQFLLFNWLNLIDTHLGLILINSFSIIGAFMLKQFFMGVNNEYLESARMDGAGHFRSFLQIAFPLIRPAVATYAILRFIWTWNDYQYPLIFLKSKELFTIQLGIRLFGDQYGDVYSLMMAGAVSAILPLLIIFALGQKQVIEGIALGGVKG
- a CDS encoding sugar ABC transporter permease, which gives rise to MIRKFHLKMDTREAIAGYLFVAPLMLGLVILTLIPVLGSLLLSFTNWNFVAGLGGIKFAGMDNFIRLFHDDAFMKSLLNNLLFIITVPVTIIVALLLAILIDKQVFLKDLFKVIYFLPYISSVVAIAMVWQVMFHPSLGPVNQFLMSLGWSNPPKWLADIHYALPSLMLIQIWIQLGYNIIIFIAGLQSIPKDLYEAADIDGANSWRKFRNITVPCISPTTFFLLVTGVIGSFKIFDLIQVLTQGGPANSTTVIVYELYDTAFNQLKTGYASSMALVLFLICLIITALQMLAQKKWVNY
- a CDS encoding extracellular solute-binding protein, producing the protein MKKKLLSVLMITSMALSLAACGGNAKTNNAGATDAPDAGGNKEPAAEKVTLKLSTWQTEAKAKWSTIIAEFEKAHPDIHVEVDLLNEKGDSVASMQKLDLMAAASDPLDIVELPYTNYSQRADIGLLAPMDDYIQKEGYKLSDEYLVDTSVNGKIYALPSSMQRWFVLLNKEMLDEAGLPVPTDWTWADFEEYAKKLTKGEGATKRFGAYLHNWPDYFQLQLMSKPENNTFLKADGTSNALDPQFKANLQMMKKMMYEDKSATPYEDIISQKLAYRNQYFNGLAAMLPMGDWMVAESGGTDAIPATFVTAFAPIPRLDSESKHYSPVQPTYMGIAAKSKHKEAAYTFVRWYTSEGLEIGGRVFSGWAKSDTNKLVDTIVSGSKDPSKIDVDSLKYTMENSTPGATQVPAKYADEAKNNVIPEAEMYLLGQQDLDVTVANIDKKISEVVQNNSGK
- a CDS encoding DUF2264 domain-containing protein, encoding MELKGTKNELQMFLNDLYAPIENRFTAGRAGIEMGATGSIYNEATALMEAFARPLWGLVPHASGGGESALWPMFLEGIINGTDPEHEEYWGEFSTKDQRMVEQAVLGLGLALAPHKLWEPLSETQKQNVYNWLNQINHVDRSNPNNWLMFTVLVNVGFKKIGLPYDQEIMDDYLEKIDTYYLGDGWYSDGLTDQRDYYIAFAMHYYTLIYAKLMADDDPQRAAVYRERSAQFAQDFIYWFAEDGSAIPFGRSLTYRFAQVSFWSALVYAEVLPFSYGVLKGIIMRHFRWWFDKPIVGIDGLLSIGYAYPNLVMTENYNAPGSPYWAFKAMLILALPDDHPFWQAEEEPLPVLKDQLPLQEARMLVSRPEGNKHVIAYTSGQMANFDMAHSAAKYSKFAYSTLFGFSVPKSGYGLSQGAYDSTLALCECDEHYRVRRFCETWEIGERYVYSRWHPWSDVNVQTWIIPAGLWHVRIHSIHSARRLDVAEGGFAIGQSAGFPRSEREIINISNTAVSVQLPWGISAIHMLSGFDRGECVQPEPNTNLLKSRTLLPSLISRLEPGDQVLISAVFGATNTPENQASMASPPIIQRQPDGRIVIYDPRNHEVLHTVDVSERRDKDVDNGN